A region from the Helicoverpa armigera isolate CAAS_96S chromosome 6, ASM3070526v1, whole genome shotgun sequence genome encodes:
- the LOC110373132 gene encoding protein O-glucosyltransferase 2, translating to MYLKDKIYLLILCFLTQCRSDDIIVTGPGLSPVDIVMPARYFFINFTNVSEKTYTHELNKKLIVGIDGRSGASKHCRVWVNKLDRKDGTFIVRYKVYETCKDLSIQVLFDGKHVANSPYNFNGPIHPDQCNCPVKEFQKWFKDYGCLNEYKQIEKDLKPFSNLDMKNQVNKIVDKYHQPESTSFCHYAVKNNKLYRKCYGKHVGFNMFSDNILLSLMRKVNLPDMELVINLGDWPLVQKCDKPLPVFSWCGSDETYDIVMPTYDLTESTLENMGRVTLDTLSVQSGAELAWDARESRAVWRGRDSRAERLKLVDIARANPDLFNVSLTNFFFFRDKEAQYGPKQPHISFFKFFDFKYQINVDGTVAAYRMPYLLAGGGVILKQDSPYYEHFYGQLSAWEHFIPIKRDLSDLVDRVKWAQENDEKARKITLNARNFATEHLLPQHVICYHAALFWEWSKISKSELNVEGMTTISQRSFDCNCESHRPNNREDL from the exons ATGTATTTGAAAGACAagatctatttattaattttatgttttttaacacAATGTCGCAGCGATGATATTATAGTAACTGGCCCTGGACTAAGCCCGGTAGACATAGTAATGCCGGCAAGATACTTTTTCATTAACTTCACGAACGTTAGTGAAAAAAC GTACACGCATGAGTTAAATAAAAAGCTGATTGTGGGAATAGATGGAAGATCTGGAGCAAGCAAACATTGCAGGGTTTGGGTCAATAAGTTGGATAGAAAAGATGGTACATTCATTGTGCGCTATAAAGTCTATGAAACATGCAAAGATTTGTCCATTCAAGTGCTATTTGATGGAAAACATGTGGCAAACTCACCGTATAACTTTAATG GGCCCATTCATCCGGATCAATGTAACTGTCCAGTAAAAGAATTCCAAAAGTGGTTCAAAGATTATGGTTGTTTAAATGAATATAAACAAATTGAGAAAGATCTTAAACCCTTCTCTAACTTAGATATGAAAAACCAAGTCAACAAAATTGTTGATAAATATCACCAACCAGAAAGTACCAGTTTTTGTCACTATGCtgtcaaaaacaataaactgtACCGCAAGTGTTATGGAAAACATGTGGGATTTAATATGTTTtcagacaatattttattatctttaatgAGAAAAGTAAATTTACCTGATATGGAACTGGTAATTAACCTTGGCGATTGGCCCTTAGTTCAGAAGTGTGATAAACCGTTACCTGTGTTTTCATGGTGTGGTAGTGATGAAACATATGATATTGTGATGCCAACATATGATTTGACAGAATCAACTTTAGAAAATATGGGCag GGTGACACTGGATACATTGTCAGTTCAAAGCGGCGCTGAACTGGCGTGGGATGCGCGCGAGTCGCGAGCTGTTTGGCGCGGCCGAGACTCACGTGCTGAACGCTTGAAACTTGTGGATATTGCTCGCGCAAACCCCGATTTGTTTAACGTTTCTCTTACAAACTTCTTTTTCTTTAGAGATAAAGAAGCTCAATATGGACCAAAACAACCGCATATATCATTCTTCAAATTTTTCGAT tttaaatatcaaattaatgttGATGGAACAGTAGCCGCATATCGTATGCCGTATCTTCTGGCAGGTGGAGGAGTGATTCTCAAACAGGATTCACCTTACTATGAGCATTTTTACGGACAACTTTCAGCTTGGGAACACTTCATACCTATAAAACGCGACTTGTCCGATTTGGTTGACCGCGTCAAATGGGCTCAGGAAAACGATGAAAAGGCCCGGAAGATTACTCTAAATGCAAGGAATTTCGCTACCGAACACTTATTGCCACAACACGTAATTTGTTATCATGCTGCTCTATTTTGG GAATGgagtaaaatatcaaaaagtgAACTTAATGTAGAAGGTATGACAACCATATCACAGCGTTCATTTGATTGCAATTGTGAATCTCACAGGCCAAATAATCGTGAAGATCTCTGA